CGCTTGTTTTTGGCTGGTAAGCATGCTCTAGGTCTTGCGCTACTGCAGCATTCTCTTGCCCAAAAACCTTCCGGCTACCTCAATAGCCTTTAAAACTTCTTCCTTCAAGTTATCCTTTGCGGCAACGACAATCGTGCCTACCCGTTCTTCTCCCTTCAAGACCGGTGCAACGGCAACCTGAGCGAAAACCGGCCCTCCTTCGCTTAAAAGCTGTACATCGCTTAAAATTGAGGGCTCTCCCTTGGCAGCAGCTTCTTCGATGGCAGGGTTAAGCTCTTTACCTTTTTCTTTTTTGGGCAGACCGGCCAAGGCGATAATTTCCCTGGTGTCGGCAATCGCCACCGGCTGTCCCAAATTCTCATACAGGGAAACTGCATATTCCTTAGCATTATCTTCCAGGGAGGTAACAGGAGCATATCGTTTCAGGATCACTTCACCATCGCGGTCGACAAAAATCTCTAAAGGGTCCCCCTCGCGAATCCTGAGGGTTCTGCGCACTTCTTTCGGAATTACCACCCGGCCCAGGTCGTCTATCCTTCTGACAACTCCCGTAGCTTTCAATGTAATTTCCCCCTCTTCGTGATGTCAGTGTTAGATTGCCCCGATTTAGGTTTTTTAAGCAGAATTTTTCTATGCAGATGTTTCAACTTTTGGTCTCCGATGCCAGGTTTGTCTTCTGGTAAACATGTTCTAGCAGTTGTGGGCTGGCATATAAATTAGAGGTATTTGCATGGACAGTAAACTAAAGCGAGCTGAGCCGTTTGAAGAAAGAGTTAAACCCATTTTCCCTGGCCGCAACCTACATCGGGACTGTAGTAGGGGCTGGCTTCGCTTCTGGCCAGGAAGTGATGCAGTTTTTCGGCTACCTTGGCATTAATGGTCTTTGGGCTCTTTTATTAACAACAGTCCTGTTTATCCTTTTTGGTTACTTCGTGCTGGAGTTAGGTTTTAAGCTAAGAGCCAACAGCCATTTGCCTGTAATACGTTATGCCGCTGGACCGCTGATTGGCCGGTTTATTGATGCAGTGGTCACCTTTTTTTTGTTTGGTGCTTTAACAATCATGGTGGCAGGCGCTGGGGCAATTATACACGAGCAATTCGGCCTGCCAAAACTGTTTGGCAATACCTTGCTGGCCATAGTTTCTATTTTAACTGTAATTATTGGGATTGGCGGTGTCATTTCAGTCAACAGTCTCGTGGTACCCCTATTGTTTCTGGTGGTAATCGGCGTTTCCGGTTATTCCCTTATTAGCCAACCGGGAGCTATTGCCCAAAACCTGACGGAACTTGGGGCCGCCCCGGCGGCACTATCTTGGTGGCCGGCTGCTGCGGTGGTTTACACTTCCTATAATATGATCCTGGCGGTAGCTGTCCTGGCGCCTTTGGGGGCCTTAAGCTCAAGCCGGCGGACCCTTAAATTGGGCGCGTTGATGGGCGGATTAGGCTTGGGGGTGGCGGCGGCAACTATTACCTTAGCCCTTTGGGCAAACATGCCTGAAGCTGCCCAATATGAAATTCCGATGGCGTATGTTGCCGGGGGCTTTTCTGTCGGAATTAGATGGGCCTACAGCCTGGTGCTTTTAACTGAGGTCTACACAACAGCAGCAGGAAACCTTTACGGATTCTGCGCCAGGTTGACTGACCCGGAAAGGGGTCGTGGGTTCCCGCAGTTGGTGGTCGTTACCGGACTGGCGGCATTATTGGCCGCTCAGGTGGGATTTACAGCTATGGTGCGGGTATTATATCCGGCCATGGGTTATGCCGGGATTGTCCTCCTATTAGCCTTGGCTTACCGGAGGATTAAGCGCCAGTTCACGCCATGATTCGCGGGGTTTAAGCTCAGCCTGAACAGGGCCGGGCTGGTCTTTTCCTTTTCACACGAGCAGTCCACCCTGATCAGGGGCTTTTTTTTCGTCATCTGTCAGAGGTTTGCAGGGAAACGCCGGTAAAAACCGAAAAAGGAATATAAACCGAAAAAAGAATAGTTGCTAATTTGTCTGAATCAAAACCCTTCAATGGGGGATTTTTAGCCGAAAACAGTATAGGGGGGTCTTCTTTGGGCACGGTTATTGGTATTCTGCACAAGCAAAACCACCGTTATGCAGATCGCAGTATCGCTGAACGCCATCTGGATATGGTCAGGCAACGCTTTCCCGGAGCAAAGATAGTGCTGGCAGAAAAAGAAATAGAATTAGTTAGAGAAGCTCCGGACGCTCAGGTTTTGGTTACCTGGGGATTATTGATTGAACCGCCGTTAGATTTTTGCCGGAAGGCAGTCAATTTGAAATGGATCCACACTTTGAGCGCAGGAGTGGAAAGTCTTTTGGTGCCGGAAGTAATCGGACTTGGCATCCCGGTTACCTGTACCAAGGGCATTCATGGCCTGCCCATCGGCGACCATGTGCTGTCATTTATCCTTTCTTTCAGCCGGGGACTGCCCCGTTTCTTTGCGCAAAAGAACCAGCGGAAATGGGCCCGTTTCCCTTCCGTTGATGAAGTATCCGGCAAGATTGTGGCGATTATTGGCATGGGAAGCATT
This window of the Syntrophomonadaceae bacterium genome carries:
- a CDS encoding AbrB/MazE/SpoVT family DNA-binding domain-containing protein, translated to MTLKATGVVRRIDDLGRVVIPKEVRRTLRIREGDPLEIFVDRDGEVILKRYAPVTSLEDNAKEYAVSLYENLGQPVAIADTREIIALAGLPKKEKGKELNPAIEEAAAKGEPSILSDVQLLSEGGPVFAQVAVAPVLKGEERVGTIVVAAKDNLKEEVLKAIEVAGRFLGKRMLQ